One part of the Vogesella sp. LIG4 genome encodes these proteins:
- a CDS encoding aminopeptidase P N-terminal domain-containing protein, with protein sequence MHQSLLARRQHLLAAIGDAVAVLPTAPVAVRNADAHYPYRADSHFLYLTGFTEPEAVLVLDGRRGKSMLFCRAKNPDMEIWDGFRYGPQAAAEAFGFDEAHPVDELDQRLPELLADVPVLYWPVGRNAGWDARVAGWLDAVRARARLGVDAPSQFGDLLLAIDEMRLFKDEREQAVLQRAGQISAEAHVRAMQATRPGRYEYEVEAELLYHFVRNGARQPAYESIVAGGANACTLHYAANNARLNDGELLLIDAGCEFMGYAGDITRTFPVNGRFTAPQRDLYEVVLAAQLAAIAAVQPDAALDAPAEAALRVLVQGMLDHKLLDGSVDGVIESGDYRRFYMHGIGHFLGLDVHDVGLRRPGGQWRAFRPGMCTTIEPGLYVRPDDRVPAAFHNIGIRIEDNVLVTASGHHVYTDAAPKRIADIEALMQAR encoded by the coding sequence ATGCACCAGAGTCTTCTTGCTCGCCGTCAGCATCTGCTGGCGGCCATCGGCGACGCGGTAGCCGTGTTGCCCACCGCGCCGGTGGCAGTTCGCAATGCCGACGCCCACTACCCGTACCGTGCCGACAGCCATTTCCTCTACCTCACCGGCTTTACCGAGCCGGAAGCGGTACTGGTGCTGGATGGCCGCCGCGGCAAATCCATGCTGTTCTGTCGTGCCAAGAACCCGGATATGGAAATCTGGGACGGCTTTCGCTATGGCCCGCAGGCCGCGGCCGAGGCCTTCGGCTTCGACGAAGCCCACCCGGTGGACGAGCTGGATCAGCGCCTGCCCGAGCTGCTGGCCGACGTGCCGGTACTGTACTGGCCGGTTGGCCGCAACGCCGGCTGGGATGCGCGAGTGGCCGGCTGGCTGGACGCGGTGCGCGCTCGCGCCCGCCTGGGTGTGGATGCACCCAGCCAGTTCGGCGACCTGCTGCTGGCAATCGACGAGATGCGCCTGTTCAAGGACGAGCGCGAGCAGGCGGTGCTGCAACGCGCCGGGCAGATATCCGCCGAGGCGCACGTGCGCGCCATGCAGGCCACCCGCCCGGGGCGCTACGAATACGAGGTAGAGGCCGAGCTGCTGTACCACTTCGTGCGCAATGGCGCGCGCCAGCCGGCCTACGAGAGCATCGTCGCCGGCGGCGCCAATGCCTGCACGCTGCACTATGCGGCCAACAATGCACGGCTGAACGATGGCGAGCTGCTGCTGATCGATGCCGGCTGCGAATTCATGGGCTACGCCGGCGATATCACCCGCACCTTCCCGGTGAACGGCCGCTTCACTGCGCCGCAGCGCGACCTGTACGAAGTGGTGCTGGCGGCGCAGCTGGCCGCCATTGCCGCGGTACAGCCGGACGCCGCGCTGGATGCGCCGGCCGAGGCTGCGCTGCGCGTGCTGGTGCAGGGCATGCTGGACCACAAGCTGCTGGATGGCAGCGTGGACGGCGTGATCGAATCCGGCGACTACCGCCGCTTCTACATGCACGGCATCGGCCACTTCCTGGGGTTGGACGTGCACGACGTGGGCCTGCGCCGCCCCGGCGGCCAGTGGCGGGCGTTCCGCCCCGGCATGTGCACCACCATCGAGCCCGGCCTGTACGTGCGGCCGGACGACCGCGTACCGGCTGCCTTCCACAATATCGGCATCCGCATCGAGGACAACGTGCTGGTGACCGCCAGCGGCCACCACGTCTACACCGACGCGGCGCCCAAACGGATTGCCGACATCGAGGCGCTGATGCAGGCCCGCTAG
- a CDS encoding DsbC family protein: MMFPLRRLAIIPLCLSLLACTASAADETPASVKAAFASKFPQHEVTSVQPAPVPGLYEVVVKMKRGGREEYTIVYADAKVEHLLTGDLIDTASHKSLTEARLDELNQVKFDFAALPFDKAIKEVRGKGERKLAVFSDPDCPFCKRLEQESLSKLDNVTIYTFLYPLAQLHPDAPRKAEQIWCSKDRTAAWTGVMRNGSKLPAGKASCATPLAELAKLGEQLGVEGTPALFFANGKMIAGAVPVETIEAAFKAK, from the coding sequence ATGATGTTTCCCCTGCGCCGACTGGCCATCATTCCGCTGTGTCTGTCCTTGCTGGCCTGCACGGCTTCCGCCGCCGACGAAACCCCGGCCAGCGTGAAAGCGGCCTTCGCCAGCAAGTTCCCGCAGCACGAAGTCACCAGCGTGCAGCCGGCACCGGTGCCCGGCCTGTATGAAGTGGTGGTGAAAATGAAGCGCGGTGGCCGCGAGGAGTACACCATCGTCTACGCCGATGCCAAGGTGGAACACCTGCTCACCGGCGACCTGATTGACACCGCCAGCCACAAGAGCCTGACCGAGGCGCGGCTGGACGAGCTGAACCAGGTGAAGTTCGACTTCGCGGCCCTGCCGTTCGACAAGGCCATCAAGGAAGTGCGCGGCAAGGGCGAGCGCAAGCTGGCGGTGTTCTCCGACCCGGACTGCCCGTTCTGCAAGCGCCTGGAGCAGGAAAGCCTGTCCAAGCTGGATAACGTCACCATCTACACCTTCCTCTACCCGCTGGCGCAACTGCACCCGGACGCGCCGCGCAAGGCGGAGCAGATCTGGTGCAGCAAGGATCGCACCGCGGCCTGGACCGGTGTGATGCGCAACGGCAGCAAGCTGCCGGCCGGCAAGGCCAGCTGCGCCACGCCGCTGGCCGAGCTTGCCAAGCTGGGCGAGCAGTTGGGCGTGGAAGGTACCCCGGCGC
- a CDS encoding FAD-dependent monooxygenase: MQTDILHSDIVIVGGGPVGALAALRLKQAGRDVLLIEARARDVQVRDARALALSWYSREQLAAAGAWPDNLPATDIDSVHVSQQQAWGRTVITRDDLALPHLGAVVDYPVLAHSLGEALAAQGVPVLWQHKVRAVQSLARYASLTVEDADGRSRRLTARLVVLAEGGALAESLPGIQRHVHDYHQTALLAEISTSLPHGNIAYERFADAGPFALLPHGERMMLVWTRTPDDAQRLIDADEASVLAELQQAFGERLGSFSAIGERAAFPLLLRQLNRVVSGRVVMIGNAAQTMHPVAAQGFNLGLRDAVALSELLADAADPGDAALLRRYAAARRVDSHAVVGFTHGLIQLFDGAGPLLKQLRGAGMNLLDSVPPLRKRFASHLVFGV, encoded by the coding sequence ATGCAGACAGACATTCTTCATTCCGACATCGTCATCGTTGGTGGCGGCCCGGTGGGCGCACTGGCGGCCCTGCGGCTGAAGCAGGCCGGCCGCGACGTGTTGTTGATCGAGGCGCGCGCCAGGGATGTGCAGGTGCGCGACGCGCGCGCACTGGCACTGTCCTGGTACAGCCGCGAGCAACTGGCGGCGGCCGGTGCCTGGCCGGATAACCTGCCGGCCACCGACATCGACAGCGTGCACGTATCACAGCAGCAGGCCTGGGGCCGCACCGTGATCACCCGCGACGACCTGGCGTTACCGCACCTGGGCGCGGTGGTGGACTACCCGGTGCTGGCGCACAGCCTGGGCGAGGCGCTGGCCGCGCAGGGCGTGCCGGTGCTGTGGCAGCACAAGGTCCGTGCCGTGCAGTCGCTGGCGCGCTATGCCAGCCTGACGGTAGAGGATGCCGACGGCCGCAGCCGCCGGCTGACCGCGCGGCTGGTGGTACTGGCCGAGGGCGGCGCGCTGGCCGAGAGCCTGCCGGGCATCCAGCGCCATGTGCACGATTACCACCAGACAGCGCTGCTGGCCGAAATCAGCACCAGCCTGCCGCACGGCAACATCGCCTACGAGCGCTTTGCCGATGCCGGGCCGTTTGCACTGCTGCCGCATGGCGAGCGCATGATGCTGGTATGGACGCGCACGCCGGACGACGCGCAGCGCCTTATCGATGCCGACGAAGCCAGCGTGCTGGCCGAGCTGCAGCAGGCCTTCGGCGAGCGCCTTGGCAGCTTCAGCGCCATTGGCGAGCGCGCCGCGTTCCCGCTGCTGCTGCGCCAGCTCAACCGCGTGGTGTCCGGGCGGGTGGTGATGATAGGCAATGCCGCCCAGACCATGCACCCGGTGGCGGCGCAGGGCTTCAACCTGGGGCTGCGCGATGCGGTGGCGCTCTCCGAACTGCTGGCCGATGCCGCCGACCCGGGCGATGCCGCGCTGCTGCGCCGCTACGCCGCGGCACGCCGCGTGGACAGTCACGCGGTGGTAGGCTTCACCCACGGCCTGATCCAGCTGTTCGACGGTGCCGGCCCGCTGCTGAAGCAGCTGCGTGGCGCCGGCATGAATCTGCTGGACAGCGTGCCGCCGCTGCGCAAGCGTTTTGCCAGCCACCTGGTATTCGGCGTGTAG
- a CDS encoding UbiH/UbiF family hydroxylase, giving the protein MKQHFDVVIVGGGLVGAALALALDRQGRRVALVEGQSARFEQLQDGWDARVYAISPANRRFIDSLGAWPDMARIGTIAAMDVSGDQGGRIAFSAADAGAEALAWIAENRWLLAALWRQLQDASGVELVEGVRPLRLSHNPREAQLQLEDGRELTARLVVGADGANSWVRQQSGIAADVKPYGQSGVVANFATEKPHDGIARQWFLGDGILAWLPLPGNSISIVWSTAQPEPLLALPTERFAAVVAEAGGHALGQLEVLTPAAAFPLRLLTPQHVIAERVALVGDAAHTVHPLAGQGVNLGFQDAARLAAIIAGSKDPGEWLALRRYERGRKEAVRTMQLTCDTLFGLFHAKELPGIAWLRNTGLNLTNRLPLIKRQLARHAVGF; this is encoded by the coding sequence ATGAAACAGCATTTTGACGTGGTAATCGTGGGCGGTGGCCTGGTGGGCGCCGCGCTGGCGCTGGCGCTGGACCGCCAGGGGCGCCGCGTGGCGCTGGTGGAAGGCCAGAGCGCCCGCTTCGAACAGCTGCAGGACGGCTGGGACGCGCGCGTGTATGCCATCAGCCCGGCCAACCGCCGCTTCATCGACAGCCTGGGCGCCTGGCCGGACATGGCGCGCATCGGCACCATCGCCGCCATGGATGTCAGCGGCGACCAGGGCGGGCGCATCGCCTTTTCCGCCGCCGATGCCGGCGCCGAGGCGCTGGCGTGGATCGCGGAAAACCGCTGGCTGCTGGCCGCCCTGTGGCGGCAGCTGCAGGACGCCAGCGGCGTGGAGCTGGTGGAAGGCGTGCGCCCGCTGCGCCTGAGCCACAACCCGCGCGAGGCGCAGCTGCAGCTGGAAGACGGCCGCGAGCTGACTGCCCGGCTGGTGGTGGGCGCCGACGGCGCCAACTCCTGGGTGCGGCAGCAAAGCGGCATCGCCGCCGACGTGAAGCCCTACGGCCAGAGCGGGGTGGTGGCCAACTTCGCCACCGAGAAGCCGCACGACGGCATCGCGCGGCAGTGGTTCCTGGGCGATGGCATCCTGGCCTGGCTGCCGCTGCCGGGCAACAGCATCTCCATCGTGTGGTCCACCGCGCAGCCGGAGCCGCTGCTGGCGCTGCCGACGGAACGTTTTGCCGCCGTGGTGGCCGAAGCCGGTGGGCATGCGCTGGGGCAACTGGAAGTACTCACCCCGGCGGCGGCCTTTCCACTGCGGCTGCTGACGCCGCAGCATGTGATTGCCGAGCGCGTGGCGCTGGTGGGCGATGCGGCGCATACCGTGCATCCGCTGGCCGGGCAGGGCGTCAACCTGGGCTTCCAGGATGCCGCCAGGCTGGCCGCCATCATCGCCGGCAGCAAGGACCCGGGCGAGTGGCTGGCGCTGCGCCGCTACGAGCGCGGGCGCAAGGAAGCGGTGCGCACCATGCAGCTTACCTGCGATACCCTGTTCGGCCTGTTCCACGCCAAGGAGCTGCCCGGCATTGCCTGGCTGCGCAATACCGGCCTCAACCTGACCAATCGACTGCCGCTGATCAAGCGACAGCTGGCCCGCCACGCGGTGGGTTTCTAA